The genome window GCGATCATACTGTCATCTTGATTTCAAATATTAAGCAAGTTTTATTGGAGTATCTTCGCAATAGCAGACATCAAACCCTACAGCGAGCAGCCGGAGCTGCACGCACACGCACCCTACTGCTCTATCCTGATCACATACCCCGTCAAGCACATAAAGATACCATGACCGATACAGCGAAGACGTTGTTCGGTATCGCTCACGGCATCAAAATACATTCGTGACCAAGCTTCTCGTCTCCACCAAGCCCGATTTGATTTAGATAGAAGTCGAGTACGGCATGTTTGATAGACTTGAGTTGCACAAGTATGTTAATATGAAGAACCTATTAGAAGAAGGTGGCCAACAACACGGAGTGCCCTCCATGCGGCATAAACTCATTCTGGAGGCCACGCCCTGGCAATCGTCAGTGTGCCCAAGAAAGACGAGCTCTCGCGCTACACAGCTCTTGACGCCGGCGCGTCCAGTATTGTTATTCTGCACGTCGAATCCACGCAGGAAGTCAAAGACATGATCAAAGGGTACGTGTTGCTTTCCGTCATCTTCGCGTTCTTCTAGCCATAACATCAATCCTCTCTAGCCCGCATTGGCCATTGCTCGTTCAGCCCTTGGACGTTCACGCTACAATGGTCCAAGCCATCGACTGCATTGAGGATATCAGTGAAAGCATCTACGATATCAGACTTCCATGAGATATCTCTCCTATAATACTCTTCTAGGTATCTCCCAAAGTCTACCATGGTACGACTGAAACCATGACGATGAAAGGGTCTGAAAATTCCCCATAGCTCGTACTGGCTTGTAGTACGGTGCAGCTGTCGTTCGAGATCTACTAGTGGTTTGATGGACAACATTCTTGACGAGTGGGGTGGCAAAGCGCCCAAGGAAGAGACGTAGAGAAGGGCGAAGTATCCTTGTGTGATGGTTATGCGTTCTTACATGGATCGATTCACACGCATAATTGGGCGTACAAGAAAGTTTGCATACAGACCATAGTAAAAACTTTGTGACAATATAGATACAATCGATTTTGCTACACAGTGCCGATACAGTAACGCCTATTAACGAGAAAAGATTGACTCGACCATCAAACTACCTTGGCGGTACCTGCAGCTTCCCCATATCTACAGACTTGTGATATTTTCTACACGGCATGTCCGCACCATGTTCGTGTTCCTCCTCATCTTCGTCGATCTCAAACATTCTCCTCAACTCCCTGCAAGCAACAAGATACTGCTGCCTCGCACCGGGTGACTCTCTCAGCGGATTTGGCGCCTTGTCCCAGCCATGCGGCCCGGGCACACAGTGGTAGTGCACGCGCTTGCCCAGGTCCTTCTGCAGCTTGTCTCTGAACCGTTCGCCCTCTGCGAGCAGCATATCCCATTCGCAGCAGAACATCACGATATCGTCTGGCAGAGCTTCAAGCATGTGGGTCGGTGCTTGCCCAGGGCTGAGCCACGGGTGTGCGAGATCGAGGGAGGGCGGTTGGAGGTACGAGTCGTCGAAGAGTTCCGTGAAGACAGCGGGGAGGTTCTGGTCTGCGCGTGCGCATGTGGCCCTTCGTTGTGCACGAGTGACTGTGTAGTCTGTGGGTGGGTAGAAGGATACTATCCCTCTGATTTTAACTATACTGTTGTTTCCCTGTGTCATAATCGACACTGCTGGTCCATCTTTATATGACGAAACGAGGGATAGCGACGATGCGCCTGTCTGGCGAAGCATTGCGATTCGGTCGAGGCGCGACTGCTGGCGCATGAGTGGTACACGTGAGGTTGAGCCGGATGCAGTAGCAGTCGAGTGTGTGGTTGGTGGAGGCTGGATGACGGCGTTCGGCACGCTACCCGCTCGACCATCGATAATTTGTGCGCCAGACGGTGTTCGATCGAAGAGCTCGCCCTGCAGGCACAAGGGTACCGTGAAGCTCATGTTGCCTCCTGAAGAGAAACCTGATACTGCAAACCGATCTGAATCCAACATAAGCTCCTCTGCGTGTTGCGCGAGCCACAGTATCGCATCTGCACCATCTTCTACGGCGGTAGGAAATGGAAACTCTGGCGCGAGGCGGTATGCGACCGAGACAACGACGGCGCCGACTTCTTCGACAACGATGTTGGACCAGCGGGCATCGTCTTGTGCTGTTCCCAAGACGAATCCTCCACCGTGAAAGTTGATTACACAAGGGTATTTTTTGTTTCCCTTGAGCTTTTTGTAGCGTTTGTAGTCCTTCGGTACGTAGAAATGGAGTCGAAATGTGCCTTTGAGGGGGGAGACAGTCGCGTCGATGTCCCTATGAAACGTAGGTCGAGATGGCCGAGGTCGTGCCATTTTGTGGAGAGACATGCCAATTCCCATGAGGAACCTCCAAAATACGGCCTGCACATGCAGCATCCATCTCGGCCTAGTCCCAGGCATGGTGCTGAAAAAGGTCTGGTGTGTAAAGTGTTCAAGCAGCAGGTGCAGTCAAGAAGAAGGAAAGAGCTCAGTCCACCACACGAACTGCCAGTGAGTGCACCATGCGCCAGTGGTCCCAGTAAAGTGGCGATCGCGTAGCGGTTAGTGACGATCGGCAATCTTGGCTGTACTGTGTAGTTAGTCGCAAGAGCGAAATGTTCTGGGAAAACACTGCGCACGAGGCGGCTTGTTGGTCGATAGATGACGTATGCTTTGTTGAGTGATAGACGCCGCTGCGCAGCAGCTTGGCAAAAGCACACCACAGTTGCGCACCGGCCTTCTGGATTTGTAACTGAGCGCATTGCATCAACACAACAAACTGCCGACCTGCAAAGTACTTGGGATGATGTCAACACATTTGCACACGGTCCATGTGTATTTCTCCATTTATCAGAGGAGCATGAATTCATTCAACTTGATGTGCTCATTAATCTTGAGTAGAGCACGAAGTACCATGTTGCAGAATGCTCGAGACCGAGCTCATACCGGCAAGACGACAAGGTGCCACAAAGATCCGATAACCAACTCGGCAATCAGTCCGTCGTGACTTCAGAAAAAGATAACAATGCGATAACCTCGAAGCAAGCCGACGTGGTATAAGGCTGCTCAAGTCCTCAGGAAGCGCCGTACGCTCACCTATTGATGCCCTGAACCGTATAATGCAAATGACGCAAGTCAAATTAGTGGTATAGAGATGGAGCTGAGGCCAGTGAAATGTCAGAAGAAACGCTAATCAGGTGTATGCAGAATCGACGACAAGCGAAAACAAGGTAAAGACAGGGGCTGGCGTTGCAGTCGCTGAGCATTACGCGTCAACAAATTCGTAATCGGCGTCCTCAGGCGCGACGTGCCTCTTCTTTGAAGCAGGCGAAAGGGGCTCGCCATCAGCGTCCAGCACCTCGTACTCGTTCTTGATTATCTTGTCTGTCTCAAGAATCTCATATCGCTCGATTGCCTTCTCGAGGGCGACGTTTAGGATCTGGCTGCCGTGACTTGGCCCTCGCTCAGCATCGAAGGAGTAGGCGACCTCGGCATCTGGAGCTGGGGCAGCAGAGGGATGGTCGACTTCCTCGTCTGCTGATGAATCGTCACTGGCAACAGCGATGTCCTTGTTCAGAGCGTTTCGTGCCTTCATCGGACCAGGGTAGGACGACCTGTACCTGTCAGCATCCAGACCATGCAATGGTGAGATGGACACGACTCACTTGATGTTGGGGAAGACGCGAGCAGGACGAGGCTTCCCATCTTCGATGCGTCGTCCAGGGCCGTACGACGGTCCGTTGACCCACTTCACCCGGCTGTCCTTGTCACGGCGGAACTCTTTGGCGTCGCTGCGAAGGTCGCTGGTGTAGGTCTGTTCAGAAGCCATGACGGCAGCTATGGAGGCTTGCTTGACTGGGAGTGGTATACTGGTGGATAGGTAGGCTCAGAATGCGTTGGGATATGGTAGGTAGCTAGATAGGAGGGTTTCGTTTTGGATGAGTGGAAGAATGACGGAGTCAACAAACGGCAGGTATGCCAGCTGCAGTAGGCAGTAATAAGCTCGGTAGTGGGCGCGACTGGTGACTGGTAGCAGCTGTCTTAGATGTGACTGGTGAGTGAGTCAAGTGTTTAGGCAGGAAGGGTGGCCAAGCGATGCAGGCACTCGGAGATGACGGAGCTTGTGAAAGCGCGGGGAAACTGTTTACTCTTACGAGAGCACCGCCCTTTATGCAATGAACGACGTCGTAGGCGCCTTTGTCATCCAAGGTATGGTCCCTGATAAGGAGCTTGAGGCGCGGGAAGCTGTTAGCTACGTGATCACCTGCGCCAGCTCCGATACGCCGAGGCTTGTCAGCCCGACTAGGGTCCGTTTGACGCGTAGGTGGCCGACGCCCATGATGGCATCATCAGGGAATCATGCGCCTCGCATTCGTAAACGTGGGTGGTCTGAAGGCGGACCTGGGTTGGCCGTCGAGGTGGAGGTCGATGCACCCGATCGCCGACCCCACATAATCTCGGCTTCAGACAATAACCGTCACAGCATCCATCCCTAACACGCATTCTGTTATTTAAACAACAAACACGCAGCTGTCAATACGCTCAGCAAAGCAGCTATTTCGACACTCGCTACTATGACGGCAAGATTATTATCTACTGTACTATGTTTGATACCCTGCAAATGTCTTGTGGGGCGGGAGGCAGCCAGGAAGGCTCAGCGGAATCTTTCACATCAGTTGAATTTAGCTTTGCTGTAATTACTTTGCATACATATCCTGCAGACTAACAAATGCAGGTAAAGACAGACCTATGCTGTTTTGCACACAGGGCAGGTGGAATTTGATGTAATCTATTGAGTCGAGCCACTTCACACAGCACCTCTGGTTACCTCCCCACTCACGAAACTTGTGCCGGGTACCAGAGTACTGTCCCAGCGAAATCAAGCTGGTGATTCAAGAGGCTGTGTTCTGTTCAACGAATTGTGGCTGATTATACGACCACTAACGACCAACCCCTCAAACACCAGCCTGATAACGATCCGGAATTGGCCGGTCGTCAGCCTGCGCCTTTTGCGGCTAAGACGGCGTCCCTAATTCCACAGGAATGCTGCGCTCGGTCCCTGGGCGAGACCGCTGACACAAATCACATCTCTAATCTTGTCCAAGTCGGCTCTTGCGGAGCGGTACACAGTAGTTGGCTGGAAACAGCCTCACAACAGACCGTAGCCGTTCCTGAATGCCGTAATAATGCTCTCAGGTATGGTATGCTGCTGCGTCCTCATCCTCCTCGTCACTACCCTCTACCAAGCCCGCTTCGCTTGGGAGCTCGTTGGGGAACCAACCATATGTTTTGAAGTCAACCGTGTATAGGCCCATACTGTCTTCGCTTACCTCCACCCCTTCTTTCCTCAGAGCACCAGCCTGCCGGCTTGCTGCGCCTGGCCCTCTTGGTTTATGTCAGACAAGGACCCTGAGCAAGGGAGTACAATATCCACAGGCACGCAAAAGACAAACGACTGACCTTGGGCTGATGCCGCCTTTAGAGTTAATCACGCGCTGCCAGGGCACGTTATCGCTGTGAAAGGCtgggctcttcctgctcgAATCCGTCGATGGCGGCGGCAAATGCTTGAGACAGACTCCCACCTGTCTTGACGTCACTTGTTAGTCGCATAGCAGCTGGTGTGTTTCTGTGATGCCATGTCTTACCTCGGACACTGAGCTACAACATGTTAGCGACTCATCGTGTCACAGTCACGCGTATGAAGTGCTCACGCTTCCCAACCAGCCTTGCAATGTGCGCATAACTTGTCACCTTCCCATAAGGTACCTCCTGTATCGCCTCACAGACTGTTGTATGCCACAGCCATGCTTCCTCTGAGCGTGCGCCCGGCGCCATGTTGTTGATGATTCGATATTAGATAGAGATTGCCGGAACTGGACGAGTAGCTTCGCAGTATCAACAAAATCCAACGAGAATTTACGGTGTTATCAAACGGAGTACAAAATCAGTGCTCCTATCGTAACTGTTGAGTCTTCTGTGAGTCAATAGAGTGTAGATGGTTTGGCGCGAATACACGTTGGCACGTGATAGACATCATTGCCAAGGCCTGCCTCTCTCCGAGCATTGCACTTTGGCGACTGCAGGCACTTTTCTACAATTATACCTCACTACAATATGTCTCTCGCCGACTACCTAGCGAAAAATTACCTCACGGCGGACTCGGAAAAGAAGTCCAAAAAGCGGAAGAGAAAGGAGAAGAACGGTGGCCTTATAATTGACGATGATGATAATCTTGGGTGGAAGGATAAAGCAGATGAAGATGATGAAGATGCGCCCTTGATCAGTACGACACCCTCGAAGCTTTCGTACACCTATCACATGCTGACGGATCTATCAGTGGGAGGAGCAAGCCTcaaaaagtctaagaagaaATCCAAAGGAACCAGCGCCGCAACATGGGCGACAGTGGGTGTCGCTGCACCTTCACACGCACAACAGCTTGCCGCCGACGAAGCCGCCGCAAACGCAATCATAGCCTCGACAGCCGCCGACCGGCAACAAGCAGCAGACGCCGAAGACGAAGCACCCGAAATGGTGGATACTGAAGGAGTGCTGAGGTTGGAGTCTGGTGCACGAGCAGGTCTACAAACCGCGGCGCAAGTTGCTGCAGATATGAAGCAACGGCAAGACGCAGAACAGCGGAAGGCTGAGCAAGCTACAAAAGAACTAGGTGCAGCGGCGCAAGAAACCATCTACCGAGACGCAAGCGGTCGCATTATCAACGTTGCAATGAAGCGTGCAGAAGCGCGAAAGAAAGCCGAAGATGAGGAGCGCAAGAAGTTGGAGAAGGAGAGAGAAGCTCGTGGAGATGTACAAAACGCTGCTGCAGCAAAACGGAAACAGGCACTGCAAGATGCGAAGACGATGACAGTCGCACGGTACGCCGACGATGCGGAGCTGAACGACGAGCTGAAAGAGCGAGGACATTGGAACGACCCTGCAGCTGGCTTTCTGCGCAAGAAAAAGGCTGGACGCAGCATCACAGGCAAGCCGCTTTACACCGGAGCGTTCCAACCAAATCGATACGGCATTCGCCCCGGTCACCGATGGGACGGCGTGGATAGAGGGAATGGGTTCGAGAGCGAATGGTTTAAGTCGAGGAATCGCAAAGCGAATATCGAAAAGCTGGAATACCAGTGGCAGCAGGACGAATAGGAGACTGGCGATGTTTCAAAACACAAGGTTTATCGTCATTGCATCACATCGACAGCATAGCGCGGCGTTTTGGGCCAAAAACATATATGTTATCCTTTCCGACATCAGCACTATTTGCTTATCTTTAGAGCCTCGCCAGCCGCTTATGCAGTCTTGCGGGGCACAACCACTTCACGTCCACCAGTACAATGGATGTCTCACTTCACATTTCCATCGCAACCACAACACATTCACAAGCTGTTCTTCTCCTTCACGTGGTTTCAAGCTGGTAGGGTCTGGGCGTTGATCGTACCAGCCACTCCAAGCCCAAGGGATGGACACTGGTTCCAGGATCTTGCAGAGCCACATTCACAAGTTCCTTTCAACTCCGTGGTGGTCCTGCCTGTAGGAATGTTGTCTCACGCGACGTGTTGTCTTTCAACACGGAGACCGCATCATAGACAACAGCGTGCTCGAGAGTTGTATCGACTACTACCACCATCGAGAGGTCTGCTGTAAAAGCTCTGAGCCTTTCACGGACTCTTAATCTGATGATCCTTTTGAGAAGCGCAGCGTATCCACGGGTCTTGACAAACTGCTTCGCCTTTGTATGTATCATCGGGTCAGAAACCCACGCTACCTCACAACCATCACTGACTTCAGATCACGCCAATGTCTCGAACCCCTAGACAAGATCTATGGTATATTAGGTCTTGTAAGCCAACATGTTCGCAATCTCGTCAGCCCGGACTATACTCGCTCGCCCAGAGAGGTATACCAAGAGGTAGTGCTGGCGACTATACGGGCAACAGAATCGTTCGACACACTGAGTTTCGTCTATGGGGAAGGAACAAAAAGTCCAAACATTCCTTCCTTTCGTGCCAGACTAGACTGCCTACGTCAAGCCCTGGGTGTACGAATCTCTGCGAAGTAGATAACGGCAAATCAAACTTTATAACGCAGGCAATGCGAGTTTAGTGGATCTGCACGATGCAGCACCAGACGAAGCTGTAGCATCAGATATACTCTTCGATCAGATCGCGGCTTTTAGCGTTCGTCGCGGCGATAGCCTTGAGGAGATTCATCGTTACGGAGAAGGGGTACATGGGATGGGCGCCCGTCGATGCCGAGGTGGGGGGCGTTGTGGTGTTGCTAAGTGGAGGGAAGGTCCCGTACGTACTACGGCCCGTGAGGGAAGAAAGGATAAGCGCAGAGTATACGAGGGGTTCTGGAGCTGATGACAGCGATGATACAGAACCTCAGTCGTATATATTCATTGGTGACGCCTATGTGCACGGTATGATGCAGGGAGAATGCTACGATACGGACAGGCTCGAAGTGCTTCGCTTGGTCTGAACAAACTACTTCAACATCCCTTCAACAACCATAGTTCGCTACCACTACGAGACTCAGAAAGCCAGGGTCTGCCCCGCCTCCTTCGTCACCGCCGCCTTGACATTGGCGCTGCCCAGTAGCGTGTACGGGTACGTAAAGCTACCTGCGCTCAACGTCCCCTTGGGCGCCGTATTCGCGCTCTGGCCACCAAACACGGTATCAATAACGACCGCCGACCCATCCTTATCACTGCTCTCCGTGTACACCATCTTCTTGCCGCTGTTCTCAAACACGGTGCTCTGGATCAAAGCTTGCGCGCCCATACGTGTGTTCACGCCCGTGTCCTGCTCGTTGTAGTAGTTGTTGAAGATGTGCGCTGTGCCAAAGCGCAGGAGCGGTCCGCGGGACGCAACTTTGTAGAAGTGGTTATTTGCGTATGTCACGCGTAGGTGGCCTGTGTCTTCGGCGGCGTTGGAGTCGGAGTGGCCTACAAGCGTGCCTTTGGACTATGGTAATCGATCGAGTTACTAGACGTTCTGACCGCAGATTTGCGCTGATTGTGGATTGGACTTACGTGGTTGTGGAAATACGTGTGCGATACTGTCACGAAGTCTGCTGCGTGCGAGAGATCGACCAGCCCATCGTACGTGTCTTTGCCGACGTTCTCGTCACCGGATAGATCACAGTGGTCAACCCAGACGTTGGTGGATAGGTTGATGGTGATGGCGTCACCGTAAGTTGCGAGGACTTTAGATATCTTCAAATTCCTCACGATCACGTTCTTCTGACCAAGAATGGTGAGGCCGATGCCTGTCAGTGCTGCTTATCGTCAGTCCTGCAATCCTATGTAGAGCGACGAACAGAAGTGACCAAAGGAACATGAACGTACAGCTGCCAGCCTTGCCTACAATGGTTTTGTCACTCGTAACAGACACCTTCGCAGCACCACTGATGGCACCTTGCACAACGATGACGCGAGCTCCTGAAGCACTGGCTGCAGCAGACAGCTGGGGCAGTGTGCTCACGGTAGTAGTTGGTCCGCCGGCACCACCTTTGGTGCTAGTGAAGAAAATCAGCGTGCGTCCTTTTACAATTGTAGTGAATCTGCTCACCCTCCATTTTGTGTGGCATAGCCAACATTTGCAACATCGGTCACACTCGCTCTCTTGGCCAGTAACTTTGCAGGACTCTCTTCGAGTGTAGGGGTTGGTACTGCCGAGACCAGCGAAGCTGCGAAGAAGAAAAGCGTCGTGGAAAACTTCATGTTGGTAGTGTTTCGCAATTGCCGTCAGTGATTGCTCGATGATGTGTTGTTTGACTGGCGacatctttctcttttaTGCCCCATCGGTGTTCGGCTCGCTGCTCCAGTCCCATCTTCCAAGGCTCTTGTAGTCTTGTGTATTTCTCTGACAAGCATGGTCTTTGCTGAGTATATATTGGTAAACCAATCTCTTAGGTGGAATATGACAGCGATCATTGTCAGATTCACACATCATTTGATTGGTACGTCCTGTGCGTCGCCCGTTTGGTTACTGCTTGGCTGTTCTTGTGCGTCGTTTCGAATTTTGATTTAAGGTGGTAGTTCTTGGCTGGTTGCAGATATATAGTAGCGCTCGGAGAATTCCCTCGTTGGCGGAAGATTCATGGATATACTCGATACTGGATCCTCGCTTACACTCTACTGCAGTGCCAAGTCTGGGGAACGTCGGTAGATCAAATAGAATATTCCGGCCGATGGGTACGCATTTTGACTGGTTAGCGTGGACTCACCGTGAGCCAGGTGTTATGCTAGGTTGAGGTTTTGTGATGAGATTGATTTTCTGAAGGATTGTATTCTCACGGTAACTTGAAGTTGTTTTTATATGCGACCATCGAACGCCGACAGCAAGCCCTCTTGCCAGTATCGGTCACTCCAAGGTGAATTGCTGGGTTTGCGGATGACTGATCTGAGACAGTCCAGGTAGACCGAGCGGTGATTTTTGTGCCGAGTGCTCTGATTCCATAGGATAGTTTACACTCGTCCCAATCGAACAGAACTACTAGATGAACGCATAACAGAGTTGCTAAGTGTGACAAATATCTTGGTGGTTGAGACGTAATTATGGAGAAAAAGACTGCTGTACTCCATCGCAGAATGAGACCATTAAGTCTAGTGATCATTGTGAGATTCCGACAGACATAGAAGAaccctagctagtaatgtatcaTAGAGTCTGCGAACAGCGCGGAAAAGGAAAGAATTCAGCCTGGAAGGCAGATAGTGAGTGCTGTGTCTCTCAATAACTGCTTTCGTATTGTTGCACATGAGCTCTATATCGGTAGACCTGTGGTCTTCTCGAACTATGCCAACATCTGTATTGTCATCATTACCGAGATTTTCCTGACCAGAATTATCACATCTTCTCTGTTCCCGTCTGCCTTTTTTCCTGTTCCTGTCTCTGCTGGCTGTTCGAAGTACTCGGCGTCAGACATAACATGCTTGAATGTTTGCCTCCGTGTATGTATCAGAAAGAGGCCTGGTTGATGGTAGCTAAGAGACCAACTTCTGGCGGCCGATAGCTACTACGGTTGGTACTATCTAATGGAAGGGTTTGAAAAGAAGGTGAGTTGTGGCGTAGGCCAAGAGTTCATGATGATGAGAAACACGCGTAGGCGAACGAGACATCCAGAGTCGCAGTCCGTAGTATGTGCTACCCAATCGCGCCACTGAACCAGGCCGTACACGGGTAACCACGTTAGGCCTATCAATTCTTTTTCATAACGCTCGTCTGCAAAGAGTTGGATGGATTCGAATTGCCGGTCCATGATAGCCGTTAGGTGGGACTTTGAATCGATCTGCGTATGTCAGCAAAAGCTAGGAACAACACACGAATGTAGTCATCTGCTGCAACTAATTTCCAGAGGTATTGGTATCGTGATGTAGGAATACTATGGTCGTAAAGCCTCCTATGCTGAGGCTGGAAGAAATTGGATTTGCAAtatcctgctcctcctcccAAACTCCAGAGTGCGCCGGTATATCATGATATAGAAGTGCGCTCCTATTCCTCAATTTCTCAACGCGCGCAGTCGTTCGGTGAAGGCATCCTCCTCTTGCTCTGTAGGACCGACCTTTGTCTTCGGCGCCTCCTGGAGATCAGACTGCAGTTCAACACCCGCTTTGTCCGCAGCCTGTGCCATCATGCGCTCAACATCTTCTTGTGGTGTACCAACTGCGGTCGCCGATGAGGTGATGTCGTGGTAGAGCTCGGTTGCGGAATCGACGTTCTCAAACTGCTTCTCGAAGTCCACCATGACAGCGGCAATCTGAACATATGTCAGCTTTCTTTCTCATGTTATGCCCACCGTGCAGGTGATCTCGTGCGTATCGCGAAAGCTTACCCTCTCCGGACTCATCGACTTCATGGCTACATCCAAGCTGCGGTTGACCTTCATCATGTTGCTGGTAATTTGTCGCATTGTGACGGCGGTCTGAACACGGCCGGCAACGGCATCGACCCGGGAGGCTAGTTGCAGGAGGTTGAGCTTCTCGTTCTGCTTGCGCACGGCGTTCTGGGCGTAGATGCGGGCAATGTCATTGTGGCCTTGCTTCATAGCCTGTAGCGGGTTCGTAAGCCACGTTCGAGTATACAGGCTGTTCATTTGCGCACCTTCTCGAGCTTTGCCTTCTCTTGCTGCTCCTCTTTCCCGGCCTTGAGTGACTGGCGGTTAAGCGACTTTGCTGTGAACTGTGGAAGTCAGCATTGTGCCTCATATTTGAGCCGGGGTATTTGAGCCGGGGTCGGTGCGCCGGCGGACCTTGAGGTTGAAGAGGGCATTTTCGAGGCCGGACATGGTGACGGTACGTTCTGCGTATGCAGTTGTCGTGTGCGGTAGTATGCAGGGTAGGGCTGCGTGGGTAGTGCAAGTGATAAGCAGAAGGCGGGCAGCCGGCTGACTGCTGACTGCTGGTGTTCGTGGGGTTGGCGCGTAACGTCACTGGCCCCACGCAGCCTCACATTCACTCGACTGCGTACTTTCACTCAACGTCGGTGCATCCAATATGTAGCAGCCAGCGCGGCTGTGAATCGTGTCATGTATAGCTGCAGAGCGCAATGCAGCTTCAGCCAACGTTTGGTATTTTGGTTATGTCTGCGGTTGCGCAGCACTCTTCTTATACTGCGGCCCGTGAAGCCGGGAAGAAGTGGCCTTCGTATGCTCCGTCTATGTATGTCCCAAACGCCATCCCGAGACCTGTGTGGTCAACGCCTTCAACGCCTCGCAGCCTGTGTCGTATTATTCATTAAGGTGACTCTCATCACGAGGGAGCCGAGTTGAACTTGTCCGTGGCCGAGCGGAAAAGCTCTTCTTGCGCGCGAATCAGTTCCTCCTCGGTCATGCCGCTCTGCTCGATCTTGGTTTGCTTCTTCTCGCGGTTCTGTTGCGCGTCAGCGAGGGAAGCTTTACGAGGGATGTGTGGGCGCATACCTGCTGTTGCTTCTTATAGTCTTGCGCAACCT of Ascochyta rabiei chromosome 7, complete sequence contains these proteins:
- a CDS encoding Alkyltransferase-like protein 1 — protein: MAPGARSEEAWLWHTTVCEAIQEVPYGKVTSYAHIARLVGKPQCPRQVGVCLKHLPPPSTDSSRKSPAFHSDNVPWQRVINSKGGISPRGPGAASRQAGALRKEGVEVSEDSMGLYTVDFKTYGWFPNELPSEAGLVEGSDEEDEDAAAYHT
- a CDS encoding Pre-mRNA-splicing factor cwc26, whose product is MSLADYLAKNYLTADSEKKSKKRKRKEKNGGLIIDDDDNLGWKDKADEDDEDAPLIMGGASLKKSKKKSKGTSAATWATVGVAAPSHAQQLAADEAAANAIIASTAADRQQAADAEDEAPEMVDTEGVLRLESGARAGLQTAAQVAADMKQRQDAEQRKAEQATKELGAAAQETIYRDASGRIINVAMKRAEARKKAEDEERKKLEKEREARGDVQNAAAAKRKQALQDAKTMTVARYADDAELNDELKERGHWNDPAAGFLRKKKAGRSITGKPLYTGAFQPNRYGIRPGHRWDGVDRGNGFESEWFKSRNRKANIEKLEYQWQQDE
- a CDS encoding Pectate lyase; this translates as MKFSTTLFFFAASLVSAVPTPTLEESPAKLLAKRASVTDVANVGYATQNGGTKGGAGGPTTTVSTLPQLSAAASASGARVIVVQGAISGAAKVSVTSDKTIVGKAGSSLTGIGLTILGQKNVIVRNLKISKVLATYGDAITINLSTNVWVDHCDLSGDENVGKDTYDGLVDLSHAADFVTVSHTYFHNHSKGTLVGHSDSNAAEDTGHLRVTYANNHFYKVASRGPLLRFGTAHIFNNYYNEQDTGVNTRMGAQALIQSTVFENSGKKMVYTESSDKDGSAVVIDTVFGGQSANTAPKGTLSAGSFTYPYTLLGSANVKAAVTKEAGQTLAF